The sequence below is a genomic window from Tautonia marina.
GAGAGTTCTCGTTCCACGGCACGAAGCCGAACACGACGACCATCCCGATAGCCGACTTCAGGCCATCCATCGTCATGCAATGCTTCGAACATCAGGTGATTGGCGAGAATGGTCGGATTCTCCGTCGGGTCCAGATCGACGACTCTTGACCGGACCGCCGGCCACTCCCGACTCAACGTTTTCACCAGACCCGCAATGCCACCCTGGCCCGGAACGAACTGACCTGGAAGAGGTTCCAGGGAACCAAACGAGCCTCCCATGGCGGTTGCCGCGATGAGGCACGATCCCCCCTGTCGCGCCGAACGCTCCAGATCGTCCGCCGCTGCACGAGCAAGCAAAAACAAGGCCCGAATACTCGCCCCCAACCGAGACGACCCTACGGCAGGATCGCCATGATCCAGAGCTGAATCACCAATCGGTTGCACATGAATGATCCCTGTGATGTGACCTCCTGCGCGAGCTTCAGCGTACCGCTCCTCCACCGCCGTTGCGGACGAGAGATCGGCCCAGTCGGTCCCAACCAGCTCCACCTTGAACCTCTGGGATCTGAACTGATTTGCAAGAGATTGTGCCACTCCTCGCCCGTCATCGGTGATGAGGAGCGTTCCTCCCTCCACGAGCGACGATTCTTCAGCCTCAGCAGAAGCTTCGACGGACTCCAACAGCATCCGTCGCAAGGGTGTTCCGCCCGATGGTGTCTCACGACTCACAATTGCCTGGTCCGAATCTCCAACTGGTCTGGAGGCAGGAGATTGGTCCCTCTCTTCTCGCAGCTCAGCACCCGATCGAGGTTTCCCATTGCGGCGGCTGGAGTCAGCGTGCGACTCATGGTTCCCCTCGACCGTTGGGCGTTGCTCGTGAGCTTCCGCCAGCGCCTCTTCGACTCGATCGACGATCTCTCCCAGTGTTTTTGCTCGTGCGAGCCCATCCATCAAACCAGAGGCGACGAGCGATCGAAGCCCTTCGATCGAGTCGCGCAGCGTTCCCAGAATTTCCACACGTTTGATGGAGTCGATCCCAAGATCCGCCTCCAGATCAAGGCTCATCCCGAGCATTTCCACCGGATAACCTGTACGGTCCTGAACGATCTCAATCAGTCGCTGGGCCACCGAACCTTCGGTCGGCGAAGCAGGGAACTCATTTGGTGTCTCATGGTTCTTCGGAAGCTCGTCGGGGGAGTGAGCCGCCATGACCGGTGACACCGGCTTCGCCTCGGCTCCTCGACGAGTCGCTGGGAGGGAATCCTCGGTCGAAGGACGAATCAGCCGCGTCGGTTGTTCGTCCAGGAGTGATTCCTGAAAATCACCCGTGATCGTCGAATCATACGAGGGACGGTTGGAATGATCCGTACCCCGCGACTCCCGATTCTGCGTACTCTCAGTCGAGTATGGTTCTTCACCGGAAGCGAGGCGATTCTCCCTGGCAGACCGTCCCGTCAGATAGGTCTGCATGGTCGCTTGTTGGACCTGAAGGAAAAGACGCATCGTCTCCTGAAATGATTCCATGATCCGTGCGGAGCTTGAGCAATTCAACGTGTTCTGAGCACCGTCGCTTGCGCGGGCTGCGTTGCTTGCCAAGGTGGAGGCAATCGCCCTGGAAGATTCCCCCTCAACGATGCTGGCCTTGGGTGGGCTCACTCGGGAAGAACCATTCGAACTTTCATGAGTGCGCAAGTTGAATCGTTCTCCCCCAAGTCCTTCCCCGGTCGGATGTCCGTTGCGAACCGGAGCGACGGGATGGCTGGGCATCGGGTGGTGCGACACGGTCATGCCCCCCTTCGATTCGAGATCACGGGATGGTTCCGACACCGGGCTCATTGCGCGTTGTTTCAAGTGTTCGGGAGCCATACCCAGACGTTCCGGTTCCGGACCTTTGATCGGTCGCGCGCGGCTTCCATTCACCAGCCAGGTCGAGGCCGACACGGCTTCGACCTGATCGGACAGACGACCGAGTTGCAGGGCACGGGCTCCCCGACGACGGGTCAACCGCTCCAATCCGTCCATCTCGACTCCGGCAACGAGCAACCTCCCCAGAGTCTTCAACAGAGTTGGAATTCCCGGATTCCCCGGAACATCGCAGGAAACCGCCAGGTGAGGGCGATCTCCGAGAATCGACTTCACCAGGGGAGTCAGAATCGATCCGGGCCCACACTCGATGAAGACCCGAGCCCCGTCCTGGCTCATCGACTCGATCATGGTCGAGAACAAGACCGGCGAGGCGAGATGATCCCCGAGACGCTGGGCAATTGCCGCGGGATCGTCCGGAGAGACCCGAGCATCCAAATTGGAATAGACGGGAATCGCTGCCGACGAGGTCAACAGACTGCGTGAGCGTTCGGCCATGGGATCACGAGCCGCCGCAACCCGGGGCGAGTGGAAGGCAGCACCAACCGGAAGGTCGAACGTCCGGACACCCCGCGACCGAGCCCGATCAATCGCGCGGTTCACGGCATCGCGGCCTCCGGCAATCACGGATTGCCTCGGTCCGTTCCGGTTGGCAAGCACCACGTCGTCAAGTCCGTCGATCAGAGCGGTGGCCTGATCGGCATCACACGCCAGGGCAGCCATCACGCCCCGATCAGCTCCGGCCGCTTCGATCATCAAGCGCCCTCGGGCCTCGGAAAGCTCGGCCAGGGCGTTGGCATCAATCACCCCGCTCGCATGCAAGGCAACCAGCTCGCCGTAACTGTGCCCCGCAACCAGATCGGGGCGAATTCCCAGGGCTTCGAGGCAGCGGAGCATTCCGACCGACGCCGCACCCACGGCCGGTTGAGCCACGTCGGTCGCCGTAAGAGCCAGTCGGGCCCGTTCGCGATCGGCGTCTTCCAGGGTCGGCGGAGGGAACACCTTCGGACCAATCGGCGATCGCCCTGAGGCGACCAGGGCTGCATCAAAGGATTCGTAACCGCTCCGAACTTCATCAAAGGCAATCGCCAGATCAAGCAGCATGTCCAGGCGTTGCGCTCCCTGGCCTGGAAAGAGAAAGGCGACCTTCGCTCCCAGGAACGGCGGTCGTTCCTCGAACGCGATTCCCCGAGGGTCGTGAAAGGATGCGTCTCCCCGGTCAATGGCCTCGCGAGCGACGGTCAGAAACGATCGCAACTGCTCGATCGAGGTCGCCGTCATTGCCAGCGTCGGTCGGGGTCGATCGGAGGGAGGAAACGATCGAATCAGCGTATGAGCAAGATCTCGAAGAGAAGGAGAGGCCCCCTGATCGAGTTGGAGAGCAAGCTGATCGATTGACGCGAGCAAGTGCTCTCGGTTCTCCGATCGCCAGACGAACAATTCTGCAGGCCAGTCGTGCAGCGGATCGGGCCGGGGGGCGGGGTCGGCCTCGTAGGCTTCAAGCACCGCGTGAAAATTGGTGCCGCCAAAGCCAAACGCACTGACACCGGCCCGCCTCGGATGCTGAGGGTCGGAATGCAGCCAGGGACGAACGGCCGAGGACACGCGAAGGGGGCCGTCTCGCAAATCGGCCGCGGGATTCAGTCGTTCAATCCCGATCGTCGGCGGAAGGATCTTGTGGTACAAGGTCAGCGATGCGTTGATCAATCCAGCCAGACCCGCCGCGCATTTCGTATGGCCAATCATCGACTTGACCGATCCCACGGCAATGGATGCAGGGGCCGCGCCGTCCCGGCGAAGGAACTGGGACAGCGCATTGACCTCGACCACATCTCCCACGGCCGTGCCGGTCCCATGAGCCTCGACGTATCCGACACTCCTCGGAGCCACGCCCGCCTTGGCATACGCTCTCGCCAGGGCTCGGGCCTGACCGTCGCCGTTGGGAGCCGTCAGACCGCGGGCTCGGCCGTCACTGGAACTGCCAAGCCCCTTGATCACGGCATAAATCCGGTCACCATCGCGCTCGGCGTCGGCAAGTCGTTTGAGCACGACCACACCGACCCCCTCACTGATCACAATTCCATCGGCCGAAGCGTCGAACGGCCGGCTGCGTCCTCGGGGCGAGAATGCTTGTGTTTTACTGAACGCGAGGTAGGTGAACGGATTTTGAACCGTATCCGCTCCTCCCAGAATCACCATGTCGGCCGCGTGTGTTTCCAGCTCTCGAACGGCAAGGCTCGCTGCGGCCAGCGAGGAACCGCAAGCGGCATCGACGGTGTAATTCGCTCCTCCCAGGTCGAAGCGATTCGCCACGCGACCGGCCGTCACATTCAAGAGAAAGCCCGGAAAGGCGTCTTCCGTCCACTCGGGCAAGTAGTGTTCAGCCTGTTCGCGGACAGCTCGACCGGCCTCGGGAGCGATCGATTCAAGCATCGGCAAATACGACCGAAACGCATATCCCATTGCGAGCTGGGCTGCACCTCCTCCCATCCCGAGAACAACCGCGGTGCGATCTTTGGGAAACGGCCGATCCGAGTAGCCCGCATCATCCAGCGCCGCGCGAACCGTTTCCAGCACAAGCAACTGAGCCGGTTCGATCGAGGGAAGACTTGTCGGCGGCATCCCATATCGCAAGGGGTCGAAGGGGATGTCGGGCAAAAATCCGCCCCACCTGGAGATGATCTTGTCGGGGGCTTTTCCATCAGGATCGTAGTAGGGTCGCCAATCCCAGTGATCGGAAGGAACTTCGACAATCGCATCCACCCCATGCAGGGTGTTGTTCCAGAATGCTTGCAGATTCCTGGCGCCCGGCATGATCGCCGCCATGCCAACAATTGCCACGTCCGAGGGAGTCGCCGCCGGCGCTTTGGCCTCCGGTTCGACGATGGGGCGATCGAGCCGCGCTGTGCTTTGCACACATAACTGATCGTGTAATTCGGCAATCGTGGTAACCCGATCGCGCAAGGTGGCAACCTGGCCGATCATGTAAAGGCCACGGGCGTACTGCTCGGCCTCGCTGAGCGGTTCGAGCGGGGCTCTCGCACCTGGGCCCCGATCGACCCCTTTGCTCGCCACTCGCAAGCGGCCGACGTTCAATTCTTCCAGCGTGGCCTGAATCACCTCGGCCGAGGTCCCCGCGGCGATCAAGCGTTTCCGCTCACTCGCAAACTGTTCCGTGAACGGAGACGGAACCGCGCGGACCTCGTGGCCGGGGCCCGTCGGCAGCAAGACGGTCGATTGGCAACGCACCGCCTCGGCCTGAAACCTCGGCGCAATCGCTCCGGTTTCAACCGCCTCTTGCGTGAACAGGTAGGCGGTCCCCACCAGTACGCCGATCTTCGCCCCTCGATGGGCAAGAGGACCCGACAGGGCCGCCACGCCCGCGGCGGATCGGGCGTCGTGAATCCCTCCCGCGAACAACAGCTGCAGTTCACTCGGCTCCTTGATCCAACCCTGTTCAATTCCCTCTTGAACGATCGTGACCGCCTGTTGCCATAACACGAGGCTCGACCTCGGCCCCACGTGTCCACCACATTCGCGGCCTTCCAGCACGAACCGACGGGCCCCGTCGCGGAGATACTGACCGAGCAATCCCGGCGACGGCGCATGCAAGAACGTCTGAATCCCAATCTGTTCCAGCTCCTCCGCCTGGTCCGGTCTCCCGCCAGCAATCAAGGCAAAAGGGGGCCGAACCTGCCGAATCGCCTCGATCTGCTCAGCACGCAAGGCGGGGTCGACAAAGCCTAGCAGGCCAACCCCCCAGGGTTTGCCCTCCAGCCGTCGGGCCGTTTCGATCAGCAATTCGGCCGATGCCGGTCCACGAAGCATCGCCAGGGCAAGCATGGGAAGAGCGCCGTCCCGGGCCACCGCCTCGGCAAAGCGGGCCGAGTCACTGACTCGGGTCATCGGCCCCTGAACGATCGGGAAGCGCGTGCCCAGCGACTGCGCCATCGGCGATTCGGGCGAGAGGGGCCGGGCGGTCGCGGCCGCCGCCAAGCCGTCCTCAATCGCTTGCGAAACGGCCTGGACAATCCCGCCCACTGTCACCCAACGGTGTGCCAGGGCCGAGGCGAAGGCACCATCCTGGCCGATTGGCCTCGCCTGCCCGCGCGACCAGCCAATCTCATCGCGGATCGCCTGAAGCCAGCGCGCTCCGCCTTCCTCGGCCGCTTCCTTCAAGCGAGCCACGGCAGGACTTCCGGGAAGGGAATCGATCCGAACCATTGGACCATCGTCGGGTCCAATGGCCAGGGTCTCGCCGCCATCGAGCCGGGCGATCCGAGCACGATCCGAGTCCTCAAGCGGTGCCTCTCGGGCCAGCAATACCGCGCCGTCGAGCACCACCCCCGAGGCACCAGATCCCACGCAAGCCGCGGCCGAATCCCTTCCAATCCCTCCCCGAACCCAGCAGGGAGTCTCGCCGTCGGACAGCACCCCTTGAAGCAAGATCAACGAGGAGTCGGTACCGCAACGACCACCGGCTTCGAGCCCCGAAACAATCAGCCCCTCCACCCCGGCATTTCGCGCTGCCCGCGCAGATTCGCGGTCCACCACCTCGGCCATCGCCACCCGACCCGACTGCCGGATCGTGCGGACGACCTCATCCCAGGGAGTCGACCGATCCCCCACGCAAATCACCACTTCAAGCCGCTCGGGCCACGTCTCCGGCGCGAGGTTCTGAGCCTCGATGCGTGCCGCGAAGGGCCGGTCAATCCACCGTTGAACCCGATCCAGCGCCGACCGACAGGCCAGAAAGCCGAGCCGGTCGAGGTCGAGCGCACCCAGCGCCCCCGAACGCCCCGCAGCGATCAGAGCTCCTTCCCATCCCGGCTCGTTCGGAATCAAGACAAGGATGCGATGCAGACAACGCTGACTCGAAGCGGTATTCCTCACAGCTCGGATTCCTCCAGAAATCTCCTGCGCACCACTCCGACCGCCTCGGCCACTCGAAGACAGTTCTGTCCGAGGTTGTTGCCTGTCGTCCCGAGCCTTCGATTCAACCCAATTCCTCATGGTCGACATTTGCGGCAACACTCATTTGCTGAAAATGTTCGAGCGAACGCGATGGGTTCTCTCATGGGTGGATTGCCGACGGCGCGGTACGACACGCTGATCCTTCGATCTCCCGAAACTCTCGGCGGGGCATCATCGTCCCTCGATTGGCCACCCATCCTTGACTTTAGGGCAACGTGATCCCAGACATCGCGGTAAAATAACTTTACCCGATACTCAAGCTAGGAAAAATGCAATGGCTGGGAAAAACAGAGAATGTGCGGCTTCGGCCGAAAGTTCTCCATTTTCGTGAACGACAACTCATGTGGAAAATGCGTAAGATGACCTGCCGAACGTGGGACGCGAATGGGTTGCCAAACGCGCTCTTTTGCCTCACAACAGGGCCGATCTTCCTCCGCAATCCCTGATGCCATCAAGAGATGCAATCCGAGACTCTGTTTCATTCACTCCCCCGGCCGTCTCTCGCTGCTTCGGATTTCTGGTTCAATCGGGCCAGAATTCTGGCGAATGGGCCTGACGTGTTGCATCGTGAGGAATTGCCAATTCCATACGCCGTGATGACGGGGCGATTCAAGCCAGAGTAAGCGTCGCGTGCATTGGTCGCAACGACCGGCGGATGTTCCCAGAGGATGAGGACCTGAGGAATTATGGTGCGTCATGTGGTCCGGATCACCTGTCTGGCAATGCTCTCGCTGCCGATTGCCTGCGGTAGCGGCGATGCGGCACCTCGGTTGCCGGTCGAGCCGTTGGCGTTGCCTGAGCTGGTCCACCTGGAACCTGGGGCGGAGGTCGGACAGGGGCCACCGGGAGGCTGGACGCATCGGGTCGTCCGGTCGGTCCCTCGGCTGGTCTCGGGCGATCTTGAGGCGCTTCCCGAGTCGGCCAGTGCGACGGCCACTCGATTCCGGACCGTCATCACGGCAGAGGTCGAACCGCCGGGGCCTCGGGGCCGGTCGGCTCGTTTGATCCGCGTGGGGGTCGGAAACGCGGTGCCGGTCGGTGATCGGGAACTGGTCATCACGCGACTCGGTCCTCGCGAGGCCTTCGAGACCCTTGGAGTCGTTGATCGGGTCGTTCTCATCGCGGCCGAAGCCAAATTGAACCGAGGGCGGCTGATCGCCCGATCGCCAACATTCGCGCTCTTTCAGACCCCGACAGTGCTGGTGGTCGAGGGCCGGCACCGTGAGGTGGACCTGCATTATGCCTTGCTCGTGGACCCTGCGTCTGGAGCCTTGACGACCCTTTGCTGGCCGAAGTTCGGGGAGAACCCGTCACCACCTGATGCAATCCTCCGGCTGGCTCCCGAATTAAGCTTCGATGCCCAGCTCGATGCCCAGATCACCCGGCGGATCGGCCCGGCTCCGGTGTCCTGGTCCTTTGCGATGACTGGGCCTCCTCCCGGCGATCGGATCCCCCTGAGCGACGCCGAAGCCTCGGCTCTGGTGACGCTCAAGGCCGTCGATCGGCTGGAACCCCTGCTGCGATCGCTGGCCGAGAAACCCTCCAGCGCTTCCCAAGCACCCGCTCACGAGCATGGACCAGTCCGCCGCAAGTAAAGTTTGCCCGGATGGCCCGCGATTTGCCTGAGCAGAGGTGACTCAGTCCTCGCCTCGGAACCGGGAAGGTCCTGGTTTCCTCCCCGGCGAAGACCTCCTTGAAATCGTTGCTGCCCAACGGTTTCGTCATTTCTCAGCAAGACGGAGTGTTCACCATGACCCATCGAACTGGATTCGGCTGGATCGTGACCCTGCTGGCCGCCATCACCCTGGGAGTCGGCTGCGATCAGCAAGGACCGGCGGAGCAAGCCGGCGAATCGCTCGACAACGCGGCGCAGGACGTGCAGGAGACGCTCGATCCTCAGGGCCCGGCCGAGGAAACCGGCGAAGCCGTGGATGACGCCCTGGGCAACTGATTGCCGAGACGCGACCGGCCCGATCGCTCAGCGACTCAACTCCCGTCGAAGCCGGCGGATCTGGTCCTGAGCGATCAGGCTGAACTTCGATCGCAGAATCGGAGCGCCGTTGAACCAGGCATTCGGCTCGGCGAACGCAAACCGCAGTTCCACGAGCACGGTTTTCGGGTCGTCCTTCAACCGCGTCAGCTTGGCATAGCCGATGCCTCCGGCATAGCGTTCGGGCGTGCCGGTTGATTCGGAGGTTCCCTGCCGCTCGATCGTCCACCAACGGTTCGGCCATTGCTCATGGTCGTCAAACTGCCGATCGGTCCGGGAGGCGACCACCACCGAATCGGTCGATCGAGACGCCGAGACCCGAGCCGTTGACTCAACGCCGATCCGGTCGAGCAGCCTTCCGGTCGAATGCACGAACCGAGCCGAGGCTGATCCGTCGATCCCTTCGCCGGGATCGTCGAGGACCTGCACCTCAAATCTCATGTTTCCCGCTTCAACCGGCCCGCTCTCCTCCTGACCAAACAGGGCGTCGGGGTCGATCGTGTCCAGATCCACCTGGATCGCAAAGAACAGATCGCCCGAGCGGATCGTGGCTCCGTCCACCGTCCGGTCTTCCAGGGAGAGGAGAAACGGCGCGGTGACCGACGGCCGGAGCAAACCTTCGACCGCTCGATCCGATCCGGCCAGGCTGCGCAGCGTCTCGCGTTGTTCCTGGGCGGTTTGATCGTCTGTGAATCTGGGTCCATCGAGCCGAATCGACTGCCCACCGACAGTCAATCCTTCCTCGCGGACTGAGGCATACACCGCATTCGCCTCGAGCGAGGCGGCGGGGCCGTCTGCCCCAATCATCACGGCCAGACCAACACTCACGATCATTCCGGTCATAACAATTCCCCGCCTCTCGCTGCTTGAGTCTGCTGACAAGTCCCATCCGCATGTTGCCGATAACTGCGATTGTACCGAACCGAAGGAAAACGCGGCGACTCGCCCCAATCGTGTTCGACGTGAAGTCATTGAGGGGCCGACACGTCGGCAGCCGCTTCGGTCGGCACGCCCCCGCTCGGATGGGGATTCGGACCTTGTCTTAAAATCCTAGGGGAACTCCTGGTGCCGATCATGGGATTTCATAACCTGACCCGGTCTCGGCTCCTGATTCTCATCGCGGGGGTCGTCCTGCTGTCGGGGGTGGTCGGTTGCGGTCACATTCCGGTCGTCGGGCGGTTCGACACCGACTCGACCTTCCGAGGGCATGCCGACGTGGCCGCGACCGTCTCGGCGCAGGTCCAGGGGCCGATCGAGGTCCAGATCCCAACCGTCACCGACCCCGGCCCGATGGCCGCCGTGCCGGTTCGATCGGGCGGAGCAGGGGGGAGAGGGACTCGGGTCGCCCTGGTCGAGGTCGATGGCCTCCTCTTGAACCAGGCGCCAACCGGCCCCTACTCGGCGGGTGAAAACCCGGTCGCCGCCTTCCGGGAACGGCTCGACGCCATCGCGGCCGATCCGAGCGTCCGGGCCATCGTGATCCGGATCAACAGCCCCGGAGGCTCTGTCACGGCCT
It includes:
- a CDS encoding type I polyketide synthase, which translates into the protein MRNTASSQRCLHRILVLIPNEPGWEGALIAAGRSGALGALDLDRLGFLACRSALDRVQRWIDRPFAARIEAQNLAPETWPERLEVVICVGDRSTPWDEVVRTIRQSGRVAMAEVVDRESARAARNAGVEGLIVSGLEAGGRCGTDSSLILLQGVLSDGETPCWVRGGIGRDSAAACVGSGASGVVLDGAVLLAREAPLEDSDRARIARLDGGETLAIGPDDGPMVRIDSLPGSPAVARLKEAAEEGGARWLQAIRDEIGWSRGQARPIGQDGAFASALAHRWVTVGGIVQAVSQAIEDGLAAAATARPLSPESPMAQSLGTRFPIVQGPMTRVSDSARFAEAVARDGALPMLALAMLRGPASAELLIETARRLEGKPWGVGLLGFVDPALRAEQIEAIRQVRPPFALIAGGRPDQAEELEQIGIQTFLHAPSPGLLGQYLRDGARRFVLEGRECGGHVGPRSSLVLWQQAVTIVQEGIEQGWIKEPSELQLLFAGGIHDARSAAGVAALSGPLAHRGAKIGVLVGTAYLFTQEAVETGAIAPRFQAEAVRCQSTVLLPTGPGHEVRAVPSPFTEQFASERKRLIAAGTSAEVIQATLEELNVGRLRVASKGVDRGPGARAPLEPLSEAEQYARGLYMIGQVATLRDRVTTIAELHDQLCVQSTARLDRPIVEPEAKAPAATPSDVAIVGMAAIMPGARNLQAFWNNTLHGVDAIVEVPSDHWDWRPYYDPDGKAPDKIISRWGGFLPDIPFDPLRYGMPPTSLPSIEPAQLLVLETVRAALDDAGYSDRPFPKDRTAVVLGMGGGAAQLAMGYAFRSYLPMLESIAPEAGRAVREQAEHYLPEWTEDAFPGFLLNVTAGRVANRFDLGGANYTVDAACGSSLAAASLAVRELETHAADMVILGGADTVQNPFTYLAFSKTQAFSPRGRSRPFDASADGIVISEGVGVVVLKRLADAERDGDRIYAVIKGLGSSSDGRARGLTAPNGDGQARALARAYAKAGVAPRSVGYVEAHGTGTAVGDVVEVNALSQFLRRDGAAPASIAVGSVKSMIGHTKCAAGLAGLINASLTLYHKILPPTIGIERLNPAADLRDGPLRVSSAVRPWLHSDPQHPRRAGVSAFGFGGTNFHAVLEAYEADPAPRPDPLHDWPAELFVWRSENREHLLASIDQLALQLDQGASPSLRDLAHTLIRSFPPSDRPRPTLAMTATSIEQLRSFLTVAREAIDRGDASFHDPRGIAFEERPPFLGAKVAFLFPGQGAQRLDMLLDLAIAFDEVRSGYESFDAALVASGRSPIGPKVFPPPTLEDADRERARLALTATDVAQPAVGAASVGMLRCLEALGIRPDLVAGHSYGELVALHASGVIDANALAELSEARGRLMIEAAGADRGVMAALACDADQATALIDGLDDVVLANRNGPRQSVIAGGRDAVNRAIDRARSRGVRTFDLPVGAAFHSPRVAAARDPMAERSRSLLTSSAAIPVYSNLDARVSPDDPAAIAQRLGDHLASPVLFSTMIESMSQDGARVFIECGPGSILTPLVKSILGDRPHLAVSCDVPGNPGIPTLLKTLGRLLVAGVEMDGLERLTRRRGARALQLGRLSDQVEAVSASTWLVNGSRARPIKGPEPERLGMAPEHLKQRAMSPVSEPSRDLESKGGMTVSHHPMPSHPVAPVRNGHPTGEGLGGERFNLRTHESSNGSSRVSPPKASIVEGESSRAIASTLASNAARASDGAQNTLNCSSSARIMESFQETMRLFLQVQQATMQTYLTGRSARENRLASGEEPYSTESTQNRESRGTDHSNRPSYDSTITGDFQESLLDEQPTRLIRPSTEDSLPATRRGAEAKPVSPVMAAHSPDELPKNHETPNEFPASPTEGSVAQRLIEIVQDRTGYPVEMLGMSLDLEADLGIDSIKRVEILGTLRDSIEGLRSLVASGLMDGLARAKTLGEIVDRVEEALAEAHEQRPTVEGNHESHADSSRRNGKPRSGAELREERDQSPASRPVGDSDQAIVSRETPSGGTPLRRMLLESVEASAEAEESSLVEGGTLLITDDGRGVAQSLANQFRSQRFKVELVGTDWADLSSATAVEERYAEARAGGHITGIIHVQPIGDSALDHGDPAVGSSRLGASIRALFLLARAAADDLERSARQGGSCLIAATAMGGSFGSLEPLPGQFVPGQGGIAGLVKTLSREWPAVRSRVVDLDPTENPTILANHLMFEALHDDGWPEVGYRDGRRVRLRAVERELSNDDPAFQIHKGEPILITGGARGITSAVAVELARAWKPTLLLVGTSPIPAERESQETVGIDSAAALKAILLEQARRGGRSIGPSDLEQSYRSVLRAREIRSTIDRIRAEGAAVEYAQVDVRNAEALQQVLHGWKRRFGDPVGFIHGAGVIHDKLLRDKTPDSFDRVLGTKIDGALNLARLLQGESLRFSALFSSVAGRFGNQGQSDYAAANEVLNKLALWLDRQWPGRVVSINWGPWAGVGMVSELQEHLGRRGLGMIDPEVGCKALLDELLFGRKGEVEVILASDLGGLDAPVDRPDWLRLGAGR